One region of Flavobacterium sp. GSB-24 genomic DNA includes:
- a CDS encoding DNA alkylation repair protein produces the protein MGLIKDIYSVSFYEKFSQAVAEVHPSFNKQKFIEAIYEDDFAQKEWKERMKHTTVVLHQFMPQNFPEAVFVIDKIIENLKKNKFTEGNLAFIFFADYIEMYGLDDFKTSAKAFVSITQFISCEFAVRPFILKYKEQMIDEMVKWSLHENHHVRRLASEGSRPRLPWAMAIPFLKKDPSSILPILENLKNDPSEYVRRSVANNLNDIAKDNPQILLEMASRWKGQTKATDGIIKHGSRTLLKQGHPEILSHYGLESTNIELSSFKIKTPTVKIGEYLQFQFHLNNKNEEPKMIRLEYAVHYKKAKGHLAKKVFKISEKVYHPNQLTKIERNQSFKLITTRVFHTGNHQLSIIINGTESEALEFELID, from the coding sequence ATGGGGTTAATTAAAGACATTTATTCGGTTTCTTTTTACGAAAAATTTAGTCAGGCTGTCGCCGAAGTCCATCCTTCATTCAACAAACAAAAATTTATTGAAGCAATTTACGAAGACGATTTTGCTCAAAAAGAATGGAAAGAAAGAATGAAACACACCACAGTTGTGTTACACCAATTTATGCCTCAAAATTTTCCTGAAGCTGTTTTTGTAATTGATAAAATCATCGAAAATCTCAAGAAAAATAAATTTACTGAGGGCAATCTCGCATTCATATTCTTTGCAGATTATATCGAAATGTACGGTTTAGACGATTTTAAAACCTCAGCAAAAGCCTTTGTTTCGATAACACAATTTATAAGCTGTGAATTTGCTGTTCGTCCTTTTATTTTAAAGTATAAAGAACAAATGATTGACGAAATGGTAAAATGGTCACTTCACGAAAATCATCACGTACGAAGATTAGCCAGCGAAGGTTCACGCCCGAGATTACCGTGGGCAATGGCTATTCCGTTTTTAAAAAAAGACCCTTCTTCTATTCTGCCTATTTTAGAAAATCTAAAAAACGATCCTTCAGAATATGTCCGCAGAAGCGTAGCCAATAATTTAAATGATATTGCAAAAGATAATCCGCAGATTTTGCTCGAAATGGCTTCGAGATGGAAAGGTCAAACTAAAGCAACTGACGGAATTATAAAACATGGATCCAGAACATTATTAAAACAAGGTCATCCGGAAATTTTAAGCCATTATGGTTTAGAAAGCACGAATATTGAACTTTCGTCTTTTAAAATTAAAACACCGACCGTGAAAATTGGAGAATATCTGCAGTTTCAATTTCATCTCAATAATAAAAATGAAGAACCCAAAATGATTCGTTTAGAATACGCCGTTCATTATAAAAAAGCAAAAGGGCATTTAGCTAAAAAAGTTTTCAAAATCAGTGAAAAGGTCTATCATCCAAATCAATTAACTAAAATTGAAAGAAATCAGTCTTTTAAATTAATTACAACGAGAGTTTTTCATACAGGAAATCATCAACTTTCGATTATAATTAATGGAACTGAAAGTGAAGCTTTAGAGTTTGAATTGATTGATTAA
- the nadC gene encoding carboxylating nicotinate-nucleotide diphosphorylase produces the protein MISEAQFQAELQLLISNAIREDVGKGDYSSLACIPDTAHGQAKLLVKDQGIIAGVEVAKMIFEHVDPKLKVKTFIEDGTHVEYGEVVFEVSGSSQSILKAERVVLNTMQRMSAIATKTHQYVQLLEGTGAKILDTRKTTPNFRAAEKWAVKIGGGENHRFALYDMVMLKDNHIDFAGGITRAISKTKEYLKENNLDLKIIVEARNLDEIREILLSDGVHRILIDNFNYEDTKTAVKLIGTKCQTESSGNINEKTIREYALCGVNYISSGALTHSVYNMDLSLKAF, from the coding sequence ATGATTAGTGAAGCCCAATTTCAAGCAGAATTACAACTTTTGATAAGCAACGCCATTAGAGAAGATGTTGGTAAAGGTGATTACAGTTCGCTTGCCTGTATTCCAGATACTGCACACGGTCAGGCTAAATTATTGGTAAAAGATCAGGGAATAATTGCCGGAGTTGAAGTCGCCAAAATGATATTTGAACATGTAGATCCAAAATTAAAAGTAAAAACTTTTATCGAAGATGGAACGCATGTAGAATATGGCGAAGTTGTTTTTGAAGTTTCGGGAAGTTCGCAGTCTATTTTAAAAGCTGAGAGAGTAGTTTTAAACACTATGCAGCGAATGTCGGCTATTGCTACTAAAACTCATCAATATGTTCAGCTTTTAGAAGGAACTGGTGCTAAAATATTAGATACACGTAAAACAACTCCAAATTTTAGAGCGGCTGAAAAATGGGCGGTAAAAATAGGAGGTGGAGAAAATCACCGTTTTGCGCTTTATGACATGGTAATGCTAAAAGACAATCATATTGATTTTGCAGGCGGAATTACGCGCGCAATTTCGAAAACAAAAGAATATTTAAAAGAAAACAATCTCGATTTAAAAATTATTGTTGAAGCTCGTAATTTAGATGAAATCAGAGAAATTTTGTTGAGTGACGGCGTTCACAGAATCTTGATCGACAATTTTAATTACGAAGACACAAAAACGGCAGTAAAATTGATTGGTACAAAATGCCAGACAGAATCTTCGGGAAATATCAACGAAAAAACAATTCGCGAATATGCTCTTTGTGGTGTCAATTATATATCATCTGGCGCTTTAACACATTCAGTTTACAACATGGATTTGAGTTTAAAAGCTTTTTAG
- a CDS encoding YihY/virulence factor BrkB family protein has protein sequence MSQEIEARIEKLPVIRNLARLLKRIKLPWLEGFSLYDLLEMYTLGILEGAFSYHASAVSFSFFMALFPFALFILNLIPFIPIDNFQEDFLQFVQQSVPPNTYDAISKIISDILNNSHSGLLSSGFLLSIFLMANGINGILSGFESSKHVFDKRGFFSQYLVALAISLVMTIILFVTVATIVVFEVFIQKTIIQDVLSDRIPLIILGRYLFVILMILITSSILLRYGTKQYNKVPFISIGSVFTTILIVISSFFFGIWVIKFSKYNELYGSIGTLLILMFYIWINCMILLLGFELNASIRKLKQKKEK, from the coding sequence ATGTCGCAGGAGATAGAAGCTCGGATTGAAAAATTGCCTGTAATACGCAACCTGGCCCGACTTTTAAAAAGAATAAAGCTGCCTTGGCTCGAAGGTTTCTCATTATATGATTTGCTTGAAATGTATACTTTAGGAATTCTTGAAGGAGCATTTTCATATCATGCGAGTGCGGTTTCTTTTAGCTTTTTTATGGCTTTATTTCCTTTTGCGCTGTTTATTTTAAACTTGATCCCGTTTATTCCGATAGACAATTTTCAGGAAGATTTTTTGCAGTTTGTGCAGCAGAGTGTCCCTCCAAATACATACGATGCGATTAGTAAAATTATCAGCGATATTTTAAATAATAGTCACTCTGGCTTATTATCGTCTGGATTTTTGCTTTCTATTTTTTTAATGGCAAATGGTATTAACGGAATTTTAAGCGGTTTTGAATCTTCTAAACACGTTTTTGATAAACGTGGTTTTTTTAGTCAGTATTTGGTTGCATTGGCAATTTCGCTTGTTATGACGATTATTTTGTTTGTGACAGTGGCAACAATTGTTGTTTTTGAGGTATTCATTCAAAAAACGATCATTCAGGATGTTTTAAGTGACAGGATTCCTCTGATTATTTTAGGACGATATTTATTTGTTATTTTAATGATTTTGATAACATCTTCAATATTATTGCGTTATGGAACAAAACAGTATAATAAAGTTCCTTTTATAAGTATAGGTTCTGTTTTTACCACGATCTTAATTGTTATATCTTCGTTCTTTTTTGGGATTTGGGTTATAAAATTTTCAAAATATAACGAACTTTATGGTTCTATTGGAACATTATTAATTCTAATGTTTTATATTTGGATAAACTGTATGATTCTGCTTTTAGGGTTCGAATTGAATGCTTCTATCAGAAAATTAAAACAAAAAAAAGAAAAATAA
- a CDS encoding DUF2147 domain-containing protein — MKNLMLTIGVFFFALTMQSQSVIGKWKTIDDETGEAKSIVEIYEKSGKVYGKVIEILRESHKKDLCTKCDGVEKNKPILGMVIINGLKKDGSEYNGGTILDPTSGKKYKCYIALESADKLKLRGYVGVSIMGRTQYWTRVKN, encoded by the coding sequence ATGAAAAATTTGATGCTAACTATCGGAGTGTTCTTCTTTGCCCTGACCATGCAAAGTCAAAGTGTAATTGGAAAATGGAAGACCATTGATGACGAAACAGGTGAAGCAAAATCTATTGTAGAAATCTACGAAAAATCAGGAAAAGTTTATGGAAAAGTTATAGAAATTCTTCGTGAAAGTCATAAAAAAGATCTTTGTACTAAATGTGATGGCGTAGAAAAAAATAAACCTATTTTAGGAATGGTTATTATTAACGGCCTTAAGAAAGATGGTTCTGAATATAACGGAGGAACAATTCTAGACCCAACAAGCGGTAAAAAATACAAATGTTATATTGCACTAGAATCTGCAGATAAATTAAAACTTCGTGGTTATGTGGGAGTTTCTATTATGGGAAGAACACAGTATTGGACACGTGTGAAAAAT